The DNA window GGCGACCATCTTCACCGCGGGCACTCGGGCCCGCATCCCGGTCGGATCGAAGTGCGCGGCGTGGATCGCCGCGTCGGTGCCGTGCCCGCTGGTCTCGGGGGCGACCCGGAGCACCAGCGCGGTGGCGACGAACGCGCCGGCCGCGACCAGCAGCGGGACGACGAGCGGGTAGGGGAAACCGCTCGCCTCGCGCGGGCCGCCCTCGCCGACCACACCGGGCACGGCATGCCCGGCGACGCCGCGCAGCAGCAGCTCGTTGGCCAGATGGAGCAGTTCGGCGAACGCGGCGGCCGCTGCCCCGGCCAGGGCCCCGGTAAGCGTCGCCAGCGGAACCCAGAGCCGCAGGCCGCCCGGCCCGCCACTACCGCTCATCGGCAGCTCCATCATCAGGGATGCCCCGGGAGCGCAGCGGCACGCCCCGCCTGAGTTCGGCGACCGGACCCGCACCGAGGGTGACATCTGCCATCGACCGCCACGTGCCAGAAGATGATAGCGGCCGATGCGCTTCGGCGGGTGCCACCCGCCGCGTCGCTCGCACTGTCCAACGGCCGGACGGCGGGCGGGTGACGCGGCGGGCGACGCGTCAGTAGGCGCGGGCCAGGATGGCGACCAGGTCGGGCTCGTCCTCGGTGTCCGGCACGGAGCCGTCGGCGCGCAGCAGGCAGCGCACGGTCACGCCCTGCGCGTTCGCCTCGGCCTCGCCCGGCACGCCGACCGCCGACCACGGCACCATGGCCCAGCCGGTGGCGGACGCCTCGATCGCCTCGGCCAGCGTCGACACCTCGACGGTGCGGGACCGGCGGAACTCCAGCGCCTGGTCGTGCAGCGCCCGCTGGTCGGCGTCCAGCGCGGCCAGCACCGCGCCGACCACGTCGGTCACCGGCGTCGGGGCCTTCGAGCCGTCCGTACGCCGGACCACCACCGCGTTGCCGGCGGCCAGGTCGCGCGGGCCGACCTCGACGCGGACCGGGTAGCCGCGCAGCTCCGCGTCGACGGCGCGGCGGCCGAACGCGGTGTCGGTCCGGTCGTCGAGCGCCACCCGCACCCCGGCGTCGCGCAGCGCGTCGCGCAGCTTGGCCGCCGCCTCGCCGACACCGTCGCCGTCCTTGACGATCATCACGTACGCCTGGACCGGCGCCAGCTTCGGCGGCACCCGCAGCCCGTTGTCGTCGCCGTGGCACATGATCAGACCGCCGAGCATCCGGGTCGAGGTGCCCCAGGAGGTGGTCCAGGCGTGCTCTCGGCCGCCCTCGGCCGAGGAGTAGCTGATGTCGAACGCCTTGGCGAAGTTCTGGCCCAGCTCGTGGCTGGTGCCCATCTGCAGCGCCTTGCCGTCACCCATCATGCCCTCGCACGTGTAGGTGGCGGTGGCGCCGGCGAAGCGCTCCCGGGCGGTCTTCAGGCCGACCACCACCGGGATGCCCAGCACGTTGACCATCAGGTCCTCGTACGCCTCGTGCAGGATCCGTCGGGCGTAGGCGCGGGCGTCGTCCCGGGTGGCGTGCGCGGTGTGCCCCTCCTGCCAGAGGAACTCGCTGGTGCGCAGGAAGATCCGCGGGCGCAGCTCCCAGCGGACCACGTTCGCCCACTGGTTGAGCAGCAG is part of the Micromonospora sp. WMMD980 genome and encodes:
- the proS gene encoding proline--tRNA ligase — encoded protein: MARVLTPRAEDFPRWYQDLIAKAKLADNGPVRGTMVIRPAGYAIWERMQAEMDARIKAAGAENAYFPLFIPESYLKREAEHVEGFSPELAVVTHGGGKQLAEPVVVRPTSETVIGEFMAKWIDSYRDLPLLLNQWANVVRWELRPRIFLRTSEFLWQEGHTAHATRDDARAYARRILHEAYEDLMVNVLGIPVVVGLKTARERFAGATATYTCEGMMGDGKALQMGTSHELGQNFAKAFDISYSSAEGGREHAWTTSWGTSTRMLGGLIMCHGDDNGLRVPPKLAPVQAYVMIVKDGDGVGEAAAKLRDALRDAGVRVALDDRTDTAFGRRAVDAELRGYPVRVEVGPRDLAAGNAVVVRRTDGSKAPTPVTDVVGAVLAALDADQRALHDQALEFRRSRTVEVSTLAEAIEASATGWAMVPWSAVGVPGEAEANAQGVTVRCLLRADGSVPDTEDEPDLVAILARAY